The Terriglobia bacterium genomic sequence CCTTGCGCAGCAGGTGATACGCCTCGAGGCTTCTCACCCCCCGGTGACACGAGATCGTGTAGGTGCGCGCAGGGTCCAGCTCGTGCAAGCGGGACGGCAGCTCGCCCAACGGGAAGAGCTTCGCGCCGGGGATCCGCACGATCTCGTACTCGTGCGGCTCCCGCACGTCCAGCAGGTCGAACGTCTCTCCCGCTTGGCGTCTCGCGCGGAGCTCCTCGACGGAGAGCGAAAGGATTCCCGACGCGTCCACGTCGGCCTCATCGCCCCGGCTCCCGCAGAACTCCTCGTAGTCGATGGGGGCGTCGATGCTCGGCTCCTCGCCGCAGACGACGCATCTAGAGTCCTTGCGGAGGGCCACCTCGCGGAATCTGAACCCGAGCGCGTCGAACAGGACTAGACGGCCGATCAGCGGCTCCCCGACGCCGAGGATCAGCTTCAGGACCTCCAGGGCCTGGAGCGAACCGACGATCCCCGGAAGGACGCCGAGCACTCCTCCATCGGCGCACGACGGCACGAGTCCCGGCGGGGGCGGTTCGGGGAACAGGCACCGATAGCATGGCCCGCGGCGCGCGTCGAAGACGCTGACCTGCCCCTCGAACCGGAAGATGCTGGCGTAGACGTCGGGCTTGCCTGCGAGGACGCAGGCGTCGTTCACGAGGTATCGCGTCG encodes the following:
- the moeB gene encoding molybdopterin-synthase adenylyltransferase MoeB, whose protein sequence is MAGLSRDEVLRYSRHLVMPEVTLEGQLRLKRARVLCVGAGGLGSPLTLYLAAAGVGTLGIVDFDTVDLTNIQRQILYSTSDVGRLKLDAARERLAQLNPEIEIVPHSMRLASWNVMDLLENYDIIADGADNFPTRYLVNDACVLAGKPDVYASIFRFEGQVSVFDARRGPCYRCLFPEPPPPGLVPSCADGGVLGVLPGIVGSLQALEVLKLILGVGEPLIGRLVLFDALGFRFREVALRKDSRCVVCGEEPSIDAPIDYEEFCGSRGDEADVDASGILSLSVEELRARRQAGETFDLLDVREPHEYEIVRIPGAKLFPLGELPSRLHELDPARTYTISCHRGVRSLEAYHLLRKAGFRRLQVLLGGVDAWAERIDASMPRY